The following proteins come from a genomic window of Legionella cherrii:
- a CDS encoding response regulator, whose translation MKDKSILLVEDNVKLANYLKESLQEAGYDVSIEKRGDRAVYRIIREQPCLVILDIMLPGMNGDQICHTIRDEYLGKILMLTAINDTESEVSSLNLGADDYLTKPVADEVLKARIEALLRRPNLVNNQNQFHFGNFSINFSTKSVHLFDEEISISSSDFEMLALLVKNHDRLLSRDSIMYALSGHEYDGVDRGIDLKISRLRKALNDNNKKPYRIKTIHKKGYIFVSAAWE comes from the coding sequence ATGAAAGATAAATCAATATTGCTTGTAGAAGATAACGTTAAGTTAGCAAATTACCTCAAAGAAAGCCTACAAGAAGCAGGTTATGATGTTTCTATTGAAAAACGTGGTGATAGAGCGGTCTATCGCATCATTCGTGAGCAACCTTGCCTAGTAATATTGGATATAATGCTTCCTGGCATGAATGGAGATCAAATATGCCATACCATTAGAGATGAGTATTTGGGGAAAATACTCATGCTAACAGCAATTAATGATACTGAAAGTGAAGTATCCTCTTTAAATTTAGGAGCAGATGACTACTTAACTAAACCTGTTGCAGACGAAGTTTTGAAAGCAAGAATAGAGGCATTGTTACGTCGACCCAATTTAGTTAATAATCAAAATCAATTTCACTTTGGCAATTTTTCTATCAATTTTAGTACTAAGAGTGTTCATCTCTTTGATGAAGAAATTTCAATAAGTAGCAGTGACTTTGAAATGCTTGCTTTGTTGGTTAAGAACCATGATAGGTTGCTGAGTCGAGATAGCATTATGTATGCTCTTTCTGGGCATGAATATGATGGGGTTGATAGAGGTATCGATTTAAAAATATCACGTTTAAGAAAAGCATTGAATGATAATAATAAAAAGCCCTATCGTATAAAAACAATCCATAAAAAAGGATATATATTTGTATCAGCGGCTTGGGAATAA
- a CDS encoding ankyrin repeat domain-containing protein, with amino-acid sequence MKDAAIEILIYKPDPDHPLPENHRGVVINPHLKQRFKQFLPIGVYLEGSDLKYYFFDQCDNSPKIYSSLDELKRDLPEELDNIFEKNPKLFIMGHAGGGEYGMGNCHGPSEQLYDDNFDNLLHGFKRALPAYHGEVFVTLEGCNTDNQLNAAANSQEKTFLERVSVKYPEITFGGTGPWNAQDVQTGFRSLSPTSPITSMAGNIWKAGNSVIFHHGQYQVAVRKSLFASTETAKELKVNTIEYARAILGKDEADELIAKIALNRDILNIQDLKKIDGFPELRFEGEDIAKFVEQEKQILGKEQENYLNRVRDILDRASPIEQLTDRDVLELLLGLKEPSVFKSHEDLLESILANKALLNLAMVSCGKVLIGGPSNDSVIALLLKHGADINSADKKSMTALHYAVQNFYNYRKEPLHLIKKLLECGASLEVRNEKGQTPIETAQEHSKDGRVTASDKLLASLKSSNSPPTPIELKQSVRQIFQMSQHKADELLSLPIAKREYSKCSEGTLYIPGDVVEKLHGILQSAKGNNEQLSAFESELSMVISALEKGIGTGEVVDGEEDEFIPKRFENAKLKLTAVMDALVEMKQEMDTSKDAKVGDQLLKLKS; translated from the coding sequence ATGAAAGACGCTGCAATAGAAATCTTAATATATAAACCAGATCCAGATCATCCACTGCCTGAAAATCATAGAGGTGTGGTGATAAATCCTCACTTAAAACAACGGTTCAAGCAATTTCTTCCAATTGGCGTCTATTTAGAAGGCTCTGATTTGAAGTATTATTTTTTCGATCAGTGTGATAATTCGCCAAAAATCTACAGTAGTTTGGATGAACTCAAACGAGACTTACCGGAAGAACTAGACAATATATTTGAGAAAAACCCAAAATTATTTATTATGGGCCATGCTGGTGGTGGCGAATATGGTATGGGTAATTGCCATGGCCCAAGTGAGCAGTTATATGATGATAATTTTGATAATTTGTTACATGGTTTTAAACGAGCATTGCCCGCATATCATGGTGAAGTTTTTGTGACTTTAGAAGGTTGTAACACAGACAATCAACTTAATGCTGCAGCAAACTCACAGGAAAAAACATTTTTAGAAAGAGTATCAGTGAAATATCCAGAAATCACCTTTGGTGGAACTGGACCATGGAATGCGCAAGATGTACAGACCGGCTTCCGATCCCTTTCGCCCACATCCCCTATCACATCGATGGCAGGAAATATTTGGAAGGCTGGAAACAGTGTTATTTTTCATCATGGTCAATATCAAGTTGCCGTTCGAAAATCTTTATTTGCCTCAACAGAAACAGCTAAAGAATTAAAAGTTAACACTATAGAATATGCCCGTGCAATTCTAGGTAAAGACGAAGCCGATGAACTGATAGCAAAAATCGCTTTAAATCGAGATATTCTAAACATTCAAGATTTAAAGAAAATTGATGGTTTTCCAGAATTGCGATTTGAAGGAGAAGATATTGCAAAGTTTGTTGAACAGGAAAAGCAAATATTAGGCAAAGAACAAGAAAATTATTTAAACCGTGTCCGTGATATCTTAGATCGGGCATCCCCTATAGAACAACTGACAGATAGAGATGTACTAGAACTTCTCTTAGGTTTAAAAGAACCTTCTGTATTTAAAAGTCATGAGGACTTGCTAGAGTCAATTCTGGCTAATAAAGCTTTGTTAAACCTGGCAATGGTAAGTTGTGGAAAAGTCCTTATTGGTGGCCCAAGTAATGACAGTGTCATTGCTTTATTATTAAAACATGGCGCTGATATTAATAGTGCTGATAAAAAAAGCATGACGGCTTTGCACTATGCGGTACAGAATTTCTATAATTATAGAAAAGAGCCCTTACATCTCATTAAAAAGTTATTAGAGTGTGGTGCTAGTCTTGAAGTGCGAAATGAAAAAGGACAGACTCCTATCGAGACAGCGCAAGAACATAGCAAAGATGGACGAGTAACTGCTAGTGATAAACTTCTCGCATCTTTGAAATCTAGCAATTCGCCACCAACTCCCATAGAACTAAAACAATCTGTTAGACAAATATTTCAGATGAGTCAACACAAGGCTGATGAACTACTTTCATTACCTATTGCGAAACGTGAATATAGCAAATGTAGTGAAGGCACTCTTTATATTCCTGGAGATGTAGTGGAAAAATTGCATGGAATCTTGCAATCTGCAAAGGGGAATAATGAGCAATTATCGGCGTTTGAATCAGAGCTTAGTATGGTAATCAGTGCTCTTGAAAAAGGCATTGGAACTGGAGAAGTAGTTGATGGCGAGGAAGATGAATTTATCCCTAAACGTTTTGAAAATGCAAAACTCAAGTTAACAGCGGTTATGGACGCACTGGTTGAGATGAAACAAGAGATGGATACGTCAAAAGATGCTAAAGTTGGGGACCAACTTCTAAAACTAAAATCCTAA
- a CDS encoding sensor histidine kinase, whose translation MKFNIYLKILTAFFVIFLIVVLAFFKYLKSVEAKIVINAGQTMSQGILISLEKELIHNPKSNWDALIKKKTDNVIHLIAIDSLKLTLAQNNQLNHGEIIFLSGTTYQFLNEVIVEHTAYKKIGNTPYALAYNFSDPDEIIYNYMNPVLKQIVQHLLSKSKNTWSNELLQLEKIYGFPIHVYKTKSKHLPGNIINSLSTKRLVFETNKNSSQIVILYYNFSGGILKIGPLSYLPVMARISDVMYYFVGTFFFISIFLIAFFSLLFVRNMKKVYQITKNFSQGNFDFHRKIGPTSVLYGLYINIIHMGEQLKELIESHKQMCRFVAHEIRTPLSTIQMATDSIKRKNTEDELLNKQLNSIQEDIADMNGLVSTFLIYSKMHSSELKLKRSETDIIQWLRNLLESYSSLTFEITFHSNELNSLKAYIDENILKHAVTNLITNAMKFAAHTISLTISLDNSHILIHVDDDGPGLPDDGADDIFSEYTIAEDAEIGDKHIGIGLAIVKKVVNLHGGKVMASQSPLLKGARFTIVLPIYS comes from the coding sequence ATGAAATTTAATATCTATTTAAAAATCTTGACTGCATTCTTTGTGATTTTTTTAATTGTCGTTTTAGCATTTTTTAAATATTTAAAGTCAGTTGAGGCAAAGATAGTTATTAATGCAGGCCAAACGATGTCACAAGGAATTTTAATTAGTTTAGAAAAAGAGTTAATTCATAATCCGAAATCAAACTGGGATGCACTAATAAAGAAAAAAACAGATAATGTTATTCATCTTATAGCAATCGACAGTCTAAAACTCACCCTGGCGCAGAATAATCAATTAAATCATGGTGAAATCATTTTTTTATCAGGTACAACTTATCAATTTCTAAACGAGGTAATTGTAGAACATACTGCGTATAAAAAAATTGGTAATACCCCGTATGCATTAGCTTACAATTTTTCAGATCCTGACGAAATTATTTATAATTATATGAATCCTGTTTTAAAACAAATCGTTCAACATTTATTATCAAAATCAAAAAATACATGGAGTAATGAACTATTACAGTTAGAAAAAATATATGGTTTCCCTATTCATGTTTATAAAACTAAAAGTAAACACTTACCAGGTAATATAATTAATTCTTTATCAACAAAGCGTTTAGTATTTGAAACAAATAAAAACTCGTCACAAATTGTTATTCTCTACTATAATTTTAGTGGTGGAATACTCAAAATTGGCCCACTAAGCTATCTGCCAGTTATGGCAAGAATCAGTGATGTTATGTATTATTTTGTAGGAACTTTCTTTTTTATATCCATTTTTCTTATTGCCTTTTTTTCATTGCTTTTTGTTAGAAATATGAAAAAGGTGTATCAGATAACTAAAAATTTCAGTCAAGGGAACTTTGATTTTCATCGGAAAATAGGTCCCACCTCTGTTTTATATGGACTGTATATAAATATCATCCACATGGGTGAGCAATTAAAAGAACTGATTGAATCACATAAACAAATGTGCCGGTTTGTCGCGCATGAAATTAGGACCCCTTTATCAACCATACAAATGGCGACAGATAGTATTAAAAGGAAAAACACTGAAGATGAACTACTCAATAAACAGCTGAACAGCATCCAAGAAGATATTGCAGATATGAATGGGCTTGTCAGCACTTTTTTGATTTACTCAAAAATGCATTCAAGCGAATTGAAATTAAAACGGTCTGAGACCGATATAATACAATGGTTAAGAAATTTATTAGAGTCTTATTCTTCCTTGACATTTGAAATTACATTTCATTCTAATGAGTTAAATTCTTTGAAAGCATACATAGATGAAAATATTTTAAAGCATGCTGTTACCAATTTGATTACAAATGCCATGAAATTTGCAGCACACACTATTTCTTTAACTATTTCGCTGGATAATAGTCATATTTTAATCCACGTAGACGATGATGGTCCAGGCTTGCCGGATGATGGTGCGGATGACATTTTTTCTGAATATACGATTGCCGAAGACGCCGAAATTGGAGATAAACATATTGGGATAGGATTAGCTATTGTTAAAAAAGTTGTTAATCTCCACGGAGGGAAGGTCATGGCTTCACAATCACCGTTATTAAAAGGTGCTCGATTTACCATAGTGCTTCCAATATATTCTTAG
- a CDS encoding nucleotidyltransferase domain-containing protein, with the protein MTQKKISLENDAVLQFIVDELISLHHCHTIILYGSRARGDFTVTSDYDVAGIREKGDKQRIARFDEAHQVYHDIFVYPENAFDSISDEHLCMSDGIVVVEKAHFGTELLKKISASLILSESLPPDEITARRVWYQKMLARACTRDLEGKYRHIWSIFTILEDYFVFKELRYQGPKKAFKYLETHDPETLSLFDEAITNIDNLDALNRLITRVIKSDKT; encoded by the coding sequence ATGACACAAAAGAAAATATCATTAGAAAATGATGCTGTTCTGCAATTCATTGTTGATGAATTAATCTCTTTACATCATTGCCATACAATTATTTTATATGGCTCCCGCGCACGAGGAGACTTCACAGTAACCAGTGATTATGATGTTGCAGGGATTAGAGAAAAAGGAGATAAGCAACGAATTGCACGCTTTGATGAAGCACATCAAGTTTATCATGATATTTTTGTTTATCCTGAAAATGCTTTTGATTCAATTTCTGATGAACATTTATGTATGTCAGATGGCATCGTTGTTGTTGAAAAAGCCCATTTTGGCACAGAGTTATTAAAAAAAATCTCAGCTTCTTTAATATTGTCTGAGTCCCTCCCTCCTGATGAAATTACAGCACGTAGAGTGTGGTATCAAAAAATGCTGGCAAGGGCGTGTACTAGAGATTTAGAAGGAAAATATCGCCATATTTGGTCAATCTTCACAATTCTAGAGGATTATTTTGTGTTCAAAGAATTGCGTTATCAAGGTCCAAAAAAAGCATTCAAGTATTTAGAAACACACGATCCAGAGACTTTATCATTATTTGATGAGGCCATAACGAATATCGATAATTTGGATGCCTTAAATAGGCTAATTACAAGAGTTATAAAGAGTGACAAAACGTAG
- a CDS encoding DUF305 domain-containing protein — MELAIKKSQNPKIVAISKKMLARQHREVVKMKMLLSKLPTTSEANYQIPGMKPMDMKSFMNVSGKEFDKMYLKEMSDHFHGGMQMSAYLLKCSHDPQIKEVGESIHNKQADLKKMEQLLSKGGNNS, encoded by the coding sequence ATGGAGTTAGCTATAAAAAAATCCCAGAATCCGAAAATAGTCGCTATTTCAAAGAAAATGCTCGCAAGGCAACATAGAGAAGTTGTTAAAATGAAAATGCTACTCAGTAAATTACCCACTACCTCTGAAGCAAATTATCAAATTCCTGGAATGAAACCCATGGATATGAAGTCGTTTATGAATGTTTCAGGTAAAGAATTTGATAAAATGTATTTAAAAGAAATGAGTGATCACTTTCATGGCGGCATGCAAATGTCGGCTTACTTATTAAAATGTAGCCATGATCCTCAGATTAAAGAAGTTGGGGAATCCATTCATAACAAACAAGCTGATCTTAAGAAAATGGAGCAGCTCTTAAGTAAAGGCGGAAATAATTCATAA
- a CDS encoding cation diffusion facilitator family transporter: MKIQEELHERGALKISIAVTLLLAMVGILFGLFSGSLAIVFDGMFNMVDTVISILALFVARLVTSKGNRRFQYGYWHIEPMVLVLNGSILILLCSYAMINAIGSLMSGGHELNFDWAFVFALLVFFLSTGMYFYLIKKNRKIKSEFLRLDIQSWLMSALISSSLLLAFGIAALLQGGVYAYFTPYIDPLILAILTACLIFVPMTAVRDATRDIFRMAPLDLDEKIREFLDELIKQRDFKTYTSYVAKIGRAQFIEIHIVVPIDYPISSIETLDEIRNEIALAIGEDTPQRWLTIAFTANENLI; this comes from the coding sequence ATGAAAATACAAGAAGAGCTTCATGAACGTGGGGCTCTTAAAATATCAATAGCTGTTACCCTTCTCTTAGCCATGGTAGGTATTTTATTTGGGCTATTTTCGGGTTCATTGGCTATCGTCTTTGACGGTATGTTCAATATGGTGGATACCGTTATATCAATCCTAGCCTTATTTGTCGCCCGTCTTGTAACAAGTAAGGGTAATCGGAGATTTCAATATGGTTACTGGCATATTGAACCTATGGTTCTTGTTTTGAATGGTAGTATCCTAATACTTCTTTGTAGTTATGCGATGATAAATGCAATTGGTAGTTTAATGTCTGGTGGGCATGAACTGAATTTTGATTGGGCATTTGTGTTTGCTCTTTTAGTATTTTTTTTATCAACTGGCATGTATTTTTATTTGATTAAAAAAAACCGCAAAATTAAGTCTGAATTCCTGCGATTAGACATTCAAAGTTGGTTAATGTCTGCTTTGATTTCCTCATCTCTCTTATTAGCATTTGGCATCGCTGCATTGTTGCAGGGTGGGGTCTACGCATATTTTACTCCCTACATTGATCCCCTTATTTTAGCGATTCTTACTGCTTGTTTGATTTTTGTACCTATGACTGCGGTCCGGGATGCCACAAGAGACATATTTCGCATGGCACCCTTGGATCTTGATGAAAAAATAAGAGAATTTTTAGATGAGCTTATCAAACAACGTGATTTTAAAACTTATACAAGCTACGTTGCAAAAATAGGACGAGCTCAATTTATTGAAATACATATTGTAGTGCCTATCGATTACCCAATTTCAAGTATTGAAACATTGGATGAAATTCGTAATGAAATCGCGTTGGCTATTGGAGAAGACACGCCACAACGTTGGCTAACCATTGCCTTTACTGCAAATGAAAACTTGATTTAG
- a CDS encoding cold-shock protein: MCPPCKSFPHTQVCQSESKGFGLIENNGKDYFAHFSTIQSTDFKTLSQGSSVLFKAVKGQKGPHAEDVEIV, from the coding sequence ATTTGCCCGCCATGCAAGTCATTTCCTCATACCCAGGTATGCCAGTCAGAGAGCAAGGGTTTTGGCTTAATTGAAAATAATGGAAAAGATTATTTTGCGCACTTTAGTACAATTCAATCGACTGATTTCAAAACTCTTTCGCAAGGTAGCAGTGTTTTGTTTAAGGCAGTAAAAGGACAAAAAGGGCCTCATGCAGAAGATGTTGAAATCGTTTGA